CAAGTCATGCAAACCCCAAGCTGACAATCATATGGCACGGTTATGCCCAAGTCCAATGCCTTTGATAGTATGGTCTCATCGTCTTCCACCTCTAGCTCGGTAGAGTTGCCTTCATGCTCCAATACAACTTTGTAAGACCTTGCTATCAAAGTCGACAATCTTTTGAAAGACCCATGGTGGGTTTTGGGGTTGAACTTCGATTGGgaggttgaaattgttgtggGGTGTTTTGGTTTGTTGACAATTAAGGTAGGAGTACATGGAGATGGAGTGAAATGAAGGATAGCCattgtttttttccttttgctGCTAAGGACAGCGAGAAGCTTGTTTTCAGGGTTAGGGGAGTGTGTGATGTTGGAAAAAAGATAAGGTTTTCcaactattttttaattataaaatatacttGGGTAAACTAAACCAACAGTccctaaattttgtttaaatttttatttcagtCATTCAACTTTTAAAGGTTATATGATAAACACTAACATTATTGAAttgttatattttggtcactcaatttttattaaccCCTTAAAAAGGATAATGTGACATGTTAAGTCAAGAGATTAATAACTAACTTGGTACATGTAGCTAAAACATTAGCTttgtacttttatatatatatttttaacgaTGTAAATATGATTCTTTTAGAacttttttagaattattgttaagtaaatatataaaagtacAAAACTAATATTTTACCTACACTTTAGGGATCAAATTAGTTATTAATCCTTGGATTAACATATTACGTCAACATTTTGTTAAAGAATAATGAGAGTCAACAGACAGTGATCAAAATGTAACAATTTAACAATGTTAGTGACTATTACGtaacttttgaaaattaaattactgaagcataatttttaaacaaaatttagagACTGTTGATGTAACTTATCCAATAACTACTACTTATACTCTAAATTTTTCCATAAAATCTAAGAAGGCCAAATAAGCATGGATCAGGTCACAGATTCAtcaataaatctaaaaaattggtttaatcaGTTGATACCAAATTTCAGTTTA
This window of the Gossypium hirsutum isolate 1008001.06 chromosome A09, Gossypium_hirsutum_v2.1, whole genome shotgun sequence genome carries:
- the LOC107928441 gene encoding ferredoxin C 1, chloroplastic, which translates into the protein MAILHFTPSPCTPTLIVNKPKHPTTISTSQSKFNPKTHHGSFKRLSTLIARSYKVVLEHEGNSTELEVEDDETILSKALDLGITVPYDCQLGVCMTCPAKLLSGTVDQSEGMLSDDVIDRGFALLCVAYPTSDCHIRTIPEEELLSLQLKTAND